Proteins from a single region of Caldanaerovirga acetigignens:
- a CDS encoding MFS transporter — protein MGQNFLDKPLKPPLWTKDFVLISIATFMFWAASHIVMPVLPKYALSLGADARLIGLINGFYTVAALAMRPVVGMECDRRGRKLVFIVGLLAILLSAVGYYFAGSVVLLLVLRLLHGMGWSACSTASNTIAADIIPAERKGEGMGYFGIFQTIAQAGAPALALSLLASFGFGPIFLASISFATLGLIMGGILKTQNELGLNKKGVRPAFFEKRALDVAFLMFFLAFTYSGIVSYIALCGEEKGIANMSPFFLAYALGIIASRLCVGKYYDTRGPHLIILWSFILLVLSDLMLAISSSVFAFSIGGAVFGIGYGALQPTLLAMAVRDIEAERRGAVNGTVMGAFDIGVGAGALILGYAASYMGYSGIYFVSAIAPFLGLLAYMADRVINKYSKNN, from the coding sequence ATAGTGATGCCGGTGCTGCCAAAGTACGCATTAAGTCTTGGGGCTGACGCCAGGTTAATAGGCTTGATCAATGGATTTTATACTGTGGCTGCACTGGCGATGAGGCCTGTGGTGGGGATGGAATGCGACAGGCGGGGGAGAAAGTTAGTTTTTATAGTGGGGCTTTTGGCCATATTGCTTTCGGCTGTGGGGTATTATTTTGCTGGGTCGGTTGTATTGCTCCTAGTCTTGAGGCTACTTCATGGCATGGGCTGGTCTGCGTGTTCTACGGCTTCTAACACAATAGCCGCAGACATAATCCCTGCCGAGAGAAAAGGCGAGGGCATGGGGTATTTCGGGATATTCCAGACCATCGCCCAGGCCGGGGCGCCTGCTTTGGCCTTGAGCCTCCTTGCGTCTTTCGGATTTGGCCCTATATTTTTGGCTTCGATTTCTTTTGCAACTTTAGGCCTTATAATGGGGGGAATATTGAAGACGCAAAATGAGCTTGGATTGAATAAAAAAGGAGTGAGGCCTGCCTTTTTTGAAAAGAGGGCACTCGACGTAGCTTTTTTGATGTTTTTCCTCGCCTTTACCTATAGCGGTATAGTTTCCTATATAGCCCTCTGCGGTGAAGAAAAAGGTATAGCGAACATGAGCCCTTTTTTCCTGGCGTATGCCCTTGGCATTATAGCCTCAAGGCTTTGTGTTGGCAAATACTATGATACGAGAGGGCCGCATCTAATAATCCTGTGGAGCTTTATACTCCTTGTTTTATCCGATTTAATGCTTGCAATATCTTCATCGGTTTTTGCTTTTTCAATTGGTGGCGCGGTCTTTGGCATAGGCTACGGAGCCCTGCAGCCGACCTTGCTTGCCATGGCTGTTAGGGACATAGAGGCAGAGAGGCGGGGTGCTGTAAACGGTACTGTAATGGGAGCTTTTGATATAGGAGTAGGGGCAGGGGCGTTGATTTTGGGATATGCGGCAAGCTACATGGGATATTCTGGTATATATTTTGTTTCGGCCATCGCGCCGTTTTTAGGCCTTCTAGCATATATGGCGGACAGAGTTATAAATAAATATAGTAAAAACAACTAA
- a CDS encoding MFS transporter, protein MVPGKERPCGRISINWIGWLTDRYTPAKAMLFSYGLILLSSILLIAFGDDNPFIYTVSFAIFWFNLGGWLAIAPTSTLKLFGLKNYSQNYGLVFTAYGLGAITGVLKSGLLLDYFGNYYNVFYYVIALCVLGVIITIKYMESSP, encoded by the coding sequence ATGGTTCCCGGAAAAGAAAGGCCTTGCGGTAGGATTAGTATTAATTGGATTGGGTGGTTAACTGATCGATATACTCCTGCAAAAGCAATGCTTTTCTCGTATGGACTTATTTTATTATCTTCAATCTTGTTAATTGCTTTTGGGGATGATAACCCATTTATATATACAGTCTCGTTTGCGATTTTTTGGTTTAATCTTGGAGGTTGGCTTGCAATAGCGCCAACATCGACTTTAAAATTGTTTGGATTAAAAAACTATAGTCAAAATTATGGTTTAGTTTTTACTGCGTATGGTTTGGGCGCAATTACTGGAGTTTTAAAATCGGGATTGCTACTTGATTATTTTGGCAATTATTACAATGTATTCTATTACGTAATAGCGTTATGCGTCTTAGGCGTAATTATTACGATCAAGTATATGGAATCTTCTCCTTGA